In Candidatus Polarisedimenticolia bacterium, the sequence TCGTTCATCACCGCCTTGAGCCGCTCCTCGAACTGGCCCCGGTACTTGGTGCCCGCGATGACCGCGGCCATGTCCAGCGACAGGACCCGATGGTCTCGCAGCACGTCGGGGCACTGGCCGCTGGCGATCAGCAGCGCGAGGCCCTCGACGATCGCCGTCTTGCCGACGCCCGGCTCGCCGATGAGCACCGGGTTGTTCTTCTTGCGCCGGGCCAGGATCTCCATGACCCGCTGGATTTCCTTCTGCCGGCCGATGGTCGGATCGAGCTGGCCCTCGGCGCCGAGCTGGGTGAGATCGCGGCAGAAGTGGTCCAGCGCCGGCGTCTTGGATTTCTTTTCCGACTTGGGGGCGGAGGCCGGCGGCGTCGGGGGTGCCGCGCCGGCCGACGCCTGCGGCATGTCGCTGCCCAGGAGCCGCAGCGTCTCGGCGCGCGACTGCTCCAGCGTGACGCCCGCGTCGGTCAGGACCTGGGCCGCGATGCCCTTCTCTTCCCGCAACAGGCCGAGCAGCAGGTGCTCGGTGCCCACGTAGGAATGATTGAGCTCCCTGGCTTCCGTCATGGCCAGCTCGAGGACCTTCTTGGCGCGCGAGGTGTACGGCAGATCGGGGCCGGGCGCGGCCGCCGCTTTCCCCTTCTTGACCGTTTCCTCGATTTTCTGCTGGATGTCGTCGAGATCGACGTTGAGATTCGTGAGGACCGCCGCGGCCACGCCTTCGCCTTCGCGGATCAGCCCCAGGAGAATGTGCTCGGTGCCGACGTACTCGTGGTGGAGGCGCGCGGCCTCTTCCCGAGCCATCTGCAGCACCTTTCGAACGCGATCCGTGAAGTTGTAGCCGTTCATGCTTCCTGTTTCACCTCGGGGTCGGAGGCGCCTGTGCGGATGGCCCGCGACGCCCCACTTCCTCCTCCAGCACCTGCCGGACATATGCTGCGCGACGCACCGGCACTTCGTCATCGGTGAGAGCCCGCCCCTGGGCGGCGGCGAGATGCGCGGGCTGGGTGAAGACCAGCAGCTTGTTCAGCGCATACATACCGACGTTCGGGATGAGCCCGAGCCCCACACCCAGCCGGACCCCGCTCAGAAGGTTCATCGTCTCCTCGAACGACAAGGTGCGCGCGTACCGGAGGAGCCCATACGCCCGCCAGACCTTGTCTTCGAGGATGGCCGTCGCGTCGCGCAGGAGAATCTGGCGCGCGCGCTCCTCGTGTTCCATCACCTGCCGGACCAGCTTACCGAGGTGGTCCAGCAGTTCCAGCTCCGACTTGCCGAGGGTCGTCTGGTTCGACAGCTGGAAGAGGTTGCCCACCACCTCGCTGCCTTCGCCGTACAGCCCCCGGAAGGTCAGCCCGACCTGGGTTAGGGCCTGGAGAATCTTGTTGATTTCCTTGGTCAAAACGAGCCCAGGGAGGTGCACCAAAACCGAAGCCCGGAGCCCGGTTCCGACGTTGGTCGGGCAACTCGTAAGGTAACCGAACTCAGGGTGAAATGCGAAGGCAAGTCGTTGCCCCAGTTCGGCGTCCAGCGTCGCAACCAAGCCCCAGGCGGCCTCCAAAGCGAAGCCGGAACGGAGCGCCTGGATCCGGAGGTGGTCCTCCTCGTTGATCATGACGCTGGCCTGATCCTGGACCAGCAATCCGCCGGCCGGGCGGAGCCTGACGGCCGCCTCCGGAGCCGCCAGCTCCCGGCTCACCAGGTGCCGTTCGTGGAGCAGCTGGCGGTCCTGCAGATCGAGCCGGTCCACCCGGAACCGGACCGCCCGACGGAGCCCCTCGGTCATGGCGGCGGCCTGCTCGACTTCCGCGAGGATGGTCTCCCGCTCCGGGGCGTCGCTCCGAGTGGCGAAGCGATGGCTGCGGAGATTCCGGGCCAGCCGGATCCGGGTGGACACCACCAGGTGGCTTCCCGGACCGCTGGCCTCGAGCCAGGACATCCCGCCGTCGGGGAGGAGGCTGAGGTCGATCATTCGCGGTCCTTCAACCGGTCGCGCAGCTCGGCCGCGAGCTCGAACTGTTCCCGCTCGACCGCGCGACGGAGCTGCTCCCGGAGCTCGAGATCGGTCTTTCCGGCCTCGATCCGGACCGGCGAACCCGCGGCTGTCTGTTCATACTGCATCCCGGTGTGATGCGTGGAGCCGTGGAGCCGTCGCAGCAGCTCGCGCAGCGGGGCGTCGAACGCGGCGTAGCACTCGGCGCATCCGACGCGGCCGCTCTCCCGGAAATCGCGCAGCGTGGCGTTGCAGCCGGGGCAACGGGTTTCCAGCGCAGCCTGCAGCGGCGCATCGGGATCGGCGCTTTCGCCCAGTTTGGCCAGAAACCCGCCCAGCGGCGTGTCGGCCATGGCGAATCCGGTCTCGATGCCCTTCTCGGCGGCGCACTCGGCGCAGAGGCTCGAGGTGTGCACCTCGCCCTCCTTCACCTGAGTGAGGCTGACGACGCCTTCCCGCTCGCCGCAATTGCTGCATTTCATCCGGGAAGCACCTCGGCCCCGTACCCCAGGGCCGGCGCGAGCACGCCCTCGGAGAGAGTCAGGACCCGGTCGGCACGCCCCGCCAGTGACCGATTGTGAGTGACGATCACCATCGCCGTCTGGAACTGCCGTGCCAGCCCCGAGAAGAGGGCGTGCAGCTGCTCCGCGTTCTGCTCGTCGAGATTTCCCGACGGCTCGTCGGCCAGCAGCAACGCCGGCTGCACCGCCAGCGCGCGCGCCACCGCCGCCCGCTGCTGCTCGCCTCCGGACAGCTGGGCCGGCAGGTGGCGGCTCCGGGCGCCCAGACCCACCGACCCGAGCAGGTCTCTGGCCCGTGCCAGCGCGCGGGACGGCGGGGAGCCGGCGATCTGCAGCGGGAGGGCGACGTTCTCCTCGGCGGTAAAGTCCCGCAGCAGGTGATGAAACTGGAAGACAAACCCGATCCGCCGGTTTCGCAGCTCCGCCAGCCCGCTGGGATCGAACTCGTCATAGGCGGTGCCGCCCAGCCGCACCTGGCCCGAGGTGGGCAGGTCCAGCGCGCCCAGGAGGTGCAGCAGGGTGCTCTTGCCCGATCCGCTCTCCCCGGTGACCGCCACGAATTCGCCGGTCTCGACCGCGAAGTCGATCCCGCGGAGCACCTCGATGGTGCCGCCGTCGCCGCCGCGATACGCCTTGCGGAGGTCGCGCGCTTCAAGGATGGCGCTCATTCGTGACGGATCGCTTCCACCGGGGTGAGCCGCGCCGCCGCCCGGGACGGATGCAGGGTAGCCACCAGGGCCACCAGGAAGCTGAACAGGACCACGGCCCCGACGTCGAGCAGCTCCACGTGCACCGGCAGATGGTCGATGAAATACACCGCGGGGTCGATCTTGATGAGGCCCGACCGGTCGATCGCGAACGCGAGCATGAGCCCGCCTCCCAACCCCAGCACGGTGCCGACCGCCCCGATGATCGCCCCCTGCGACAGGAAGATGCGCGCGATGCCGCCGGGCGTGATGCCCATGGCCTGCAGGATCCCGATTTCCTTGGTCTTCTCCGCCACGACCATGGTGAGCGTGCCGATGATGTTGAACGCGGCCACGACCATCACGAAACAGATGATCAGGCCCATCGCGAGCTTTTCCAGCTGCAGCGCGCTGAACAGGCTGGCATTCTGGCTCTGCCAGTCGTAGGAGCGGAAGGGATATCCGAGACGCTTCTGGAGGCTGTCGCCCACCTGGGGCGCCTTCCAGGGATCCCGCACCCGGATCTGGATCCCGGTAACCGCGTCGCCCAGGCCGGCGAACCGCTGGGCCGTGGCCATGTCCATTACCGCGAAGCCGTCGTCGTACTGGTACATCCCGGTGTCGAAGGTGCCGGTGACCTCGAAGTACCAGATCTGGGGAATCATCTTCCCCGTGGCCCGGTCGCGCCGGACCGACATGGGAGAAATCAGCCGCACCACGTCGCCCTGGTAGGCCGAGAGTCGGGCCGACAGCCGATAGCCGAGGACGATGCCGCCGTCCACGCTGTCGGCATGGGTCCGGAAGGAGAGACTCCCCGGGGTGACCTTCTGGGAAAGCGTGGTCACCGCGATCCGGCCGGTATCGGGATCGAAGCCGACCACGTCCACCGCGGCAGGGTAATCGGCCTGGTTCAGGATCATCGATTTGGTGATGACTTCGGGTCCGGCGGCCACGACGTCCCGGTAGGCGCGAATCGTATCGAGTGCCTCGCGCCAGCTGTCCACCCGGAGGGTGGGTCCGTAGGTCAGGATCCGCAAATGGGGGTTCGCTACCAGGATCCGGTCCCGCAGGTCGTCCCGCAGGCCGTTCATC encodes:
- a CDS encoding FtsX-like permease family protein, with protein sequence MSRRLRLPSPLERSIALRYMRGRKQSRFASLNTIIAIGGVAIGVMALVVVLGVMNGLRDDLRDRILVANPHLRILTYGPTLRVDSWREALDTIRAYRDVVAAGPEVITKSMILNQADYPAAVDVVGFDPDTGRIAVTTLSQKVTPGSLSFRTHADSVDGGIVLGYRLSARLSAYQGDVVRLISPMSVRRDRATGKMIPQIWYFEVTGTFDTGMYQYDDGFAVMDMATAQRFAGLGDAVTGIQIRVRDPWKAPQVGDSLQKRLGYPFRSYDWQSQNASLFSALQLEKLAMGLIICFVMVVAAFNIIGTLTMVVAEKTKEIGILQAMGITPGGIARIFLSQGAIIGAVGTVLGLGGGLMLAFAIDRSGLIKIDPAVYFIDHLPVHVELLDVGAVVLFSFLVALVATLHPSRAAARLTPVEAIRHE
- a CDS encoding Clp protease N-terminal domain-containing protein, with the protein product MNGYNFTDRVRKVLQMAREEAARLHHEYVGTEHILLGLIREGEGVAAAVLTNLNVDLDDIQQKIEETVKKGKAAAAPGPDLPYTSRAKKVLELAMTEARELNHSYVGTEHLLLGLLREEKGIAAQVLTDAGVTLEQSRAETLRLLGSDMPQASAGAAPPTPPASAPKSEKKSKTPALDHFCRDLTQLGAEGQLDPTIGRQKEIQRVMEILARRKKNNPVLIGEPGVGKTAIVEGLALLIASGQCPDVLRDHRVLSLDMAAVIAGTKYRGQFEERLKAVMNEIAQNKNIILFIDELHTLVGAGAAEGAIDASNMLKPALARGELQCVGASTLNEYRKYIEKDAALERRFQPVFTGEPSVEDTIAILRGLKEKYETYHGIRIKDSALIAAATLSSRYITDRFLPDKAIDLIDEAASRLRIEIDSMPIEID
- a CDS encoding protein arginine kinase; this encodes MIDLSLLPDGGMSWLEASGPGSHLVVSTRIRLARNLRSHRFATRSDAPERETILAEVEQAAAMTEGLRRAVRFRVDRLDLQDRQLLHERHLVSRELAAPEAAVRLRPAGGLLVQDQASVMINEEDHLRIQALRSGFALEAAWGLVATLDAELGQRLAFAFHPEFGYLTSCPTNVGTGLRASVLVHLPGLVLTKEINKILQALTQVGLTFRGLYGEGSEVVGNLFQLSNQTTLGKSELELLDHLGKLVRQVMEHEERARQILLRDATAILEDKVWRAYGLLRYARTLSFEETMNLLSGVRLGVGLGLIPNVGMYALNKLLVFTQPAHLAAAQGRALTDDEVPVRRAAYVRQVLEEEVGRRGPSAQAPPTPR
- a CDS encoding ABC transporter ATP-binding protein; its protein translation is MSAILEARDLRKAYRGGDGGTIEVLRGIDFAVETGEFVAVTGESGSGKSTLLHLLGALDLPTSGQVRLGGTAYDEFDPSGLAELRNRRIGFVFQFHHLLRDFTAEENVALPLQIAGSPPSRALARARDLLGSVGLGARSRHLPAQLSGGEQQRAAVARALAVQPALLLADEPSGNLDEQNAEQLHALFSGLARQFQTAMVIVTHNRSLAGRADRVLTLSEGVLAPALGYGAEVLPG
- a CDS encoding UvrB/UvrC motif-containing protein — encoded protein: MKCSNCGEREGVVSLTQVKEGEVHTSSLCAECAAEKGIETGFAMADTPLGGFLAKLGESADPDAPLQAALETRCPGCNATLRDFRESGRVGCAECYAAFDAPLRELLRRLHGSTHHTGMQYEQTAAGSPVRIEAGKTDLELREQLRRAVEREQFELAAELRDRLKDRE